The Ornithodoros turicata isolate Travis chromosome 9, ASM3712646v1, whole genome shotgun sequence genome includes a region encoding these proteins:
- the LOC135369031 gene encoding nose resistant to fluoxetine protein 6-like: MIPCARTVLVLAAVCGVFAENSTENVEQEESPVLFDMEANLRAVIDRVFKEALPLMSQFSAITDVSPDCTTALLKWVLAIRRLDPWALRMLDAMGRPPAGIFEGTITDFGAFDQCLEVRAQNGWGDDVFRGQYCSLFLKPNIDTSRPVAFLKTSKRNLTRIMKSIWFPGFRLGICVPSVCSRNDIDALVKSVLGTYGVNASVPLCDVQTDLELDRIQTAAFGLVCVALALVALGTIADVIMRIRRRQAKKTHALLEAVASWSVYGNTMRLLDVRDDGSRLRALHGVRFLTMMWIILGYSYALTPIPNRRRIFNMFDFVKHTPFMFIANAYPAADTFFCLSGFTFGYSLLKQRRRLVQLLPLLLFRRYMRVIIPGLCLLLVFSLLGVISSGPIWRDNYALLRNNCVTRWWKIPALLTNWEHSLDSCLPHLWFFAADLQLLFVFSLTLVLLVRCPKAGVLVAVSLVTAATVYVGLQTYYHGLLPVTIYFAEDVLKSRQTHTEVFKRPFAHAGAFAAGLLLSYFMMRPKGSPVKNVSVYFHVAGWTGAAACALAVIFGVEQWHKGLLPGPVVSAIYSALHKTAWGLCVAWVIFVCVTNRNGVLSRFLSWGPFVALSRLSFSAYLLHILVIFIRFGSIRERLYSSHFIQICEFIVITVLSFSGAYVFHLLFEAPSSQLLSMATSAIAAKIPKEEALPTKCPNGECNQPCQVKKDTNVLTSQRSTHL, encoded by the exons ATGATCCCGTGCGCTCGCACCGTCCTGGTCCTGGCGGCCGTCTGTGGTGTGTTCGCCGAAAATTCGACCGAAAATGTGGAACAAGAGGAATCGCCGGTGTTATTCGACATGGAAGCCAATTTGCGTGCTGTAATCGACCGTGTGTTCAAGGAAGCCCTGCCGTTGATGTCGCAGTTTTCCGCTATCACCGATGTGTCTCCGGATTGTACGACGGCGTTGCTTAAATGGGTGTTGGCCATTCGGAGACTCGATCCCTGGGCCCTGAGAA TGCTGGACGCGATGGGACGTCCTCCGGCGGGTATTTTCGAAGGCACCATCACCGACTTCGGAGCATTTGACCAGTGTCTGGAAGTGCGTGCTCAGAACGGATGGGGAGACGACGTGTTCAGGGGCCAGTACTGTTCACTGTTTCTTAAGCCTAACATCGACACCAGCAGACCCGTGGCTTTCCTCAAGACCAGCAAACGT AACCTGACAAGGATCATGAAGTCCATCTGGTTCCCAGGCTTCCGATTGGGCATCTGTGTCCCGTCAGTCTGCTCCAGAAATGACATCGATGCTCTCGTCAAGTCGG TTCTTGGAACCTACGGCGTTAATGCGTCTGTTCCCCTGTGTGATGTTCAGACCGACTTGGAGTTGGACCGCATTCAAACTGCCGCCTT TGGCTTGGTGTGCGTTGCGCTTGCGCTCGTAGCCCTCGGAACTATTGCAGATGTCATCATGCGCATCAGACGGCGCCAAGCAAAGAAAACAC ACGCCCTATTGGAAGCTGTTGCATCGTGGTCTGTGTACGGCAACACGATGAGGCTGCTGGATGTGCGCGATGACGGTTCCCGTCTTCGAGCCCTGCATGGCGTCCGTTTCTTAACCATGATGTGGATCATCCTCGGATATTCGTACGCACTGACGCCAATCCCAAACAGAC GTCGCATCTTCAACATGTTTGACTTCGTGAAGCACACACCTTTCATGTTCATTGCCAATGCCTATCCAGCAGCAGACACTTTCTTTTGCCTCAG CGGTTTCACCTTTGGCTACAGCCTTTTGAAGCAAAGACGAAGGTTGGTCCAGCTTCTACCACTGCTTCTCTTCCGAAGATATATGAG GGTTATCATTCCCGGCCTGTGCTTGCTGCTGGTGTTCTCTCTGTTGGGAGTGATTAGCTCCGGACCGATCTGGAGGGACAACTACGCCTTGCTGCGCAACAACTGCGTCACACGGTGGTGGAAAATTCCTGCCTTGCTCACGAACTGGGAACACAGCCTGGACTCC TGTCTCCCGCATCTATGGTTCTTCGCCGCTGATCTGCAGCTTCTGTTCGTCTTCTCGCTGACGCTGGTCCTTCTAGTCAG GTGTCCGAAGGCGGGTGTCCTGGTTGCCGTTTCCCTCGTGACCGCTGCCACCGTCTACGTCGGCCTCCAGACTTACTACCATGGACTTCTGCCAGTCACTATCTACTTTGCGGAGGACGTGTT GAAATCTCGGCAAACTCACACCGAAGTGTTCAAACGGCCGTTCGCCCACGCTGGAGCCTTCGCAGCCGGTCTTCTCCTCTCCTATTTTATGATGCGTCCAAAGGGTTCTCCCGTCAAGAACGTGTCCGTCTACTTCCACGTTGCCGGTTGGACGGGTGCCGCAGCCTGCGCCCTTGCGGTCATCTTCGGCGTGGAACAGTGGCACAAGGGGCTCCTACCCGGACCTGTCGTTTCAGCCATCTATTCAGCCCTGCATAAGACGGCTTGGGGTCTATGCGTCGCTTGGGTCATATTTGTCTGTGTCACAAACAGGAACG GTGTGCTTTCCAGGTTCCTGTCCTGGGGTCCATTCGTGGCGCTCAGTAGGCTGTCCTTCAGTGCATACCTGTTACATATCCTCGTCATTTTCATCCGATTTGGCAGCATCAGAGAACGACTGTACAGCAGTCATTTCATACAG ATTTGTGAATTCATCGTCATCACGGTGCTGTCCTTCAGCGGTGCCTATGTTTTCCATCTCCTCTTTGAAGCTCCCAGTAGTCAATTACTCAGCATGGCCACATCAGCCATTGCTGCCAAGATCCCAAAAGAGGAAGCACTCCCAACGAAATGTCCCAATGGAGAGTGCAACCAGCCGTGCCAAGTCAAAAAGGATACCAATGTCCTGACAAGTCAAAGATCAACTCATCTGTGA